One Glycine soja cultivar W05 chromosome 2, ASM419377v2, whole genome shotgun sequence genomic region harbors:
- the LOC114371966 gene encoding WUSCHEL-related homeobox 5-like, which produces MDEGLSGFCIRSSSGSVRGKSGTKCGRWNPTTEQVKLLTELFRSGLRTPSTDQIQKISTQLSFYGKIESKNVFYWFQNHKARERQKNRKLSFDDHKDLICRQNAPSTQSLAEMYQVSKPDRVIETLQLFPLNSFGESEPEKLRLRASECRDNNNTMFSYTMGEQMEHPPLDLRLSFL; this is translated from the exons ATGGACGAGGGCTTGTCAGGCTTTTGCATTAGATCATCATCAGGAAGTGTCCGTGGCAAAAGTGGCACCAAGTGTGGGCGTTGGAATCCCACCACTGAACAGGTTAAACTTCTAACTGAACTCTTCAGATCAGGGCTCCGAACCCCAAGCACTGACCAGATTCAAAAGATCTCCACTCAGCTTAGCTTTTATGGCAAGATAGAGAGCAAGAATGTCTTCTATTGGTTTCAGAACCATAAGGCTCGGGAAAGACAGAAGAACCGTAAGCTCTCCTTTGATGATCACAAGGATCTCATTTGTAGACAAAATGCACCTTCTACACAAA GTCTTGCTGAGATGTACCAAGTTTCAAAGCCAGATAGGGTGATTGAGACTCTTCAACTCTTTCCCTTAAATTCCTTTGGTGAATCTGAACCAGAGAAGTTGAGGTTGCGTGCAAGTGAATGTCgggataataataatacaatgtTTTCATACACGATGGGTGAACAAATGGAGCACCCACCATTAGACCTGCGCTTGAGCTTTCTGTAA
- the LOC114398942 gene encoding probable aquaporin PIP-type 7a — protein MEGKEQDVSLGANKFPERQPIGTAAQSQDDGKDYQEPAPAPLVDPTEFTSWSFYRAGIAEFVATFLFLYITVLTVMGVAGAKSKCSTVGIQGIAWAFGGMIFALVYCTAGISGGHINPAVTFGLFLARKLSLPRAIFYIVMQCLGAICGAGVVKGFEGKTKYGTLNGGANFVAPGYTKGDGLGAEIVGTFVLVYTVFSATDAKRNARDSHVPILAPLPIGFAVFLVHLATIPITGTGINPARSLGAAIIFNKDLGWDDHWIFWVGPFIGAALAALYHQVVIRAIPFKSK, from the exons atGGAGGGGAAGGAGCAGGATGTGTCGCTGGGAGCGAACAAGTTCCCGGAGAGACAGCCGATTGGGACGGCGGCGCAGAGCCAAGACGACGGCAAGGACTACCAGGAGCCGGCGCCGGCGCCACTGGTTGACCCGACGGAGTTTACGTCATGGTCCTTTTACAGAGCAGGGATAGCAGAGTTTGTGGCCACTTTTCTGTTTCTATACATCACTGTCTTAACCGTCATGGGAGTCGCCGGGGCTAAGTCTAAGTGCAGTACCGTTGGGATTCAAGGAATCGCTTGGGCCTTCGGTGGCATGATCTTCGCCCTCGTTTACTGCACCGCTGGCATCTCAG GGGGACACATAAACCCGGCGGTGACATTTGGGCTGTTTTTGGCGAGGAAGTTGTCGTTGCCCAGGGCGATTTTCTACATTGTAATGCAATGCTTGGGTGCTATTTGTGGCGCTGGCGTGGTGAAGGGTTTCGAGGGGAAAACAAAATACGGTACGTTGAATGGTGGTGCCAACTTTGTTGCCCCTGGTTACACCAAGGGTGATGGTCTTGGTGCTGAGATTGTTGGCACTTTCGTCCTTGTTTACACCGTTTTCTCCGCCACCGATGCCAAACGTAACGCCAGAGACTCTCACGTCCCC ATTTTGGCACCTTTGCCTATTGGGTTCGCGGTGTTCTTGGTTCACTTGGCAACCATCCCTATAACCGGCACTGGTATCAACCCTGCTCGTAGTCTTGGTGCTGCTATCATCTTCAACAAGGACCTTGGTTGGGATGATCAC TGGATCTTCTGGGTGGGACCTTTCATTGGTGCTGCACTTGCAGCACTCTACCACCAGGTCGTAATCAGGGCCATTCCCTTCAAGTCCAAGTGA
- the LOC114398928 gene encoding uncharacterized acetyltransferase At3g50280-like: MPSPVPTLLSKCTVFPDQKSTLGNLKLSVSDLPMLSCHYIQKGCLFTHPNLPLHSLIPLLKSSLSRTLSLFPPLAGRLITDSDSYVYIACNDAGVDFIHANATALRICDLLSQLDVPESFKEFFAFDRKVSYTGHFSPILAVQVTELADGVFIGCAVNHAVTDGTSFWNFFNTFAQLSRGASNCIRNIPDFHRESVLISDAVLRLPEGGPQVTFDANAPLRERIFSFSREAIQKLKAIANNRRWPENNNFAGELLRKKSNDNLLKENKATTILENWFKVNSNSISKPQTVEISSFQSVCALLWRGVTRARKFPSSKTTTFRMAVNCRHRLEPKLEAYYFGNAIQSVPTYASAGEVLSRDLRWCAEQLNKNVKAHDDTMVRRFVEDWERNPRCFPLGNPDGASITMGSSPRFPMYDNNFGWGRPLAVRSGRANKFDGKISAFPGRDGTGTVDLEVVLAPETMEALESDPEFMKYATCQL, encoded by the coding sequence ATGCCTTCTCCTGTACCCACCTTGCTCTCCAAATGCACCGTCTTCCCAGACCAAAAGTCCACTCTCGGAAACCTCAAACTCTCCGTTTCGGACCTTCCCATGTTGTCCTGCCACTACATCCAAAAGGGATGCCTCTTCACCCACCCCAATCTCCCACTCCACTCTTTGATCCCTCTCCTTAAATCCTCACTCTCTCgcactctttctctctttccacCTCTCGCCGGCCGTTTAATCACCGATTCCGACAGTTACGTCTATATCGCTTGCAACGACGCCGGCGTCGATTTCATTCACGCCAATGCCACTGCCCTTCGCATCTGTGACTTACTCTCCCAACTCGATGTTCCTGAATCTTTTAAGGAATTCTTCGCCTTCGATAGGAAAGTCAGCTACACCGGTCACTTCTCTCCGATTCTCGCCGTTCAGGTCACCGAACTCGCCGACGGCGTTTTCATCGGCTGCGCCGTCAATCACGCCGTCACCGACGGCACCTCCTTCTGGAATTTCTTCAACACCTTCGCTCAGCTCTCTAGAGGAGCCAGCAACTGCATCCGCAATATACCGGATTTCCACCGCGAGTCGGTTCTCATCTCCGACGCCGTTCTCCGTTTGCCGGAGGGTGGTCCTCAGGTCACGTTCGACGCCAACGCGCCTCTGCGCGAGAGAATATTCAGCTTCAGCCGCGAAGCGATTCAGAAACTCAAAGCCATAGCGAACAACCGCCGGTGGCCGGAAAACAACAACTTCGCCGGCGAGTTGTTACGGAAGAAAAGCAACGATAATCTACTAAAGGAGAACAAGGCGACGACAATTCTTGAGAACTGGTTCAAGGTGAATTCAAATTCGATTTCGAAACCGCAAACAGTGGAAATTTCGTCGTTTCAATCAGTGTGCGCGCTTCTGTGGCGCGGGGTGACGCGAGCGAGGAAATTTCCTTCGTCCAAAACGACGACGTTTAGAATGGCGGTTAACTGTCGCCACCGGTTAGAACCCAAACTGGAAGCGTATTACTTCGGGAACGCGATTCAGAGCGTGCCTACTTATGCTTCCGCGGGTGAGGTGTTATCCAGGGATCTACGGTGGTGCGCGGAGCAGCTGAACAAAAACGTGAAGGCGCACGACGACACTATGGTGCGGCGCTTCGTAGAGGATTGGGAGCGCAACCCGAGGTGCTTCCCACTTGGGAACCCTGACGGTGCATCCATCACAATGGGTAGTTCTCCGAGGTTTCCAATGTACGATAACAATTTCGGGTGGGGAAGACCACTCGCGGTGCGAAGCGGAAGAGCGAACAAATTTGACGGTAAGATCTCAGCGTTTCCCGGAAGAGATGGAACAGGGACCGTTGATTTGGAGGTTGTTCTAGCGCCCGAAACCATGGAGGCGCTAGAGTCTGATCCCGAATTCATGAAATATGCAACGTGTCAATTATGA